In Wenyingzhuangia fucanilytica, the following are encoded in one genomic region:
- a CDS encoding T9SS type A sorting domain-containing protein, with product MKKITLKISAFLLLSMSALQIQAQAFVTGTTGVYKIKVQGENLYLTQSTTTDALTYEQENGSSDTQLFIIDNHPDGDNYSITSKVSGKGALEVLDINDVASAIGAKGNAAGGSGQQDKWNPTRGTGTQIFLESDKTGTAWEGLGAKRRLQDYAVGDPVKISGGTPVAFDFVFVETLSSKEFNVSSVFVANPVDNSLAVSGLTNQINEIKVYSILGKEVLRHKLNNQNTLSLDVSGLVSGVYIVVFSGEKGSFTKKIIKN from the coding sequence ATGAAAAAAATTACTTTAAAAATTAGTGCTTTTTTATTGCTAAGCATGTCTGCTCTCCAGATACAAGCACAAGCTTTTGTAACAGGAACAACAGGTGTTTATAAAATTAAAGTACAAGGGGAGAATCTTTATTTAACTCAATCTACGACCACAGATGCTTTAACTTATGAGCAAGAAAATGGTAGTAGTGATACTCAGTTATTTATCATTGACAATCATCCAGATGGAGATAATTATTCTATAACTTCTAAAGTGTCGGGGAAAGGAGCGTTAGAAGTATTAGATATAAATGATGTAGCTAGTGCAATAGGGGCAAAAGGTAATGCAGCAGGTGGCTCAGGGCAACAAGATAAATGGAATCCTACTAGAGGAACTGGAACTCAAATTTTTCTAGAGAGTGATAAAACAGGAACAGCTTGGGAAGGTTTAGGAGCAAAAAGAAGACTTCAAGATTATGCAGTAGGGGATCCTGTTAAAATCAGTGGTGGTACCCCTGTAGCATTTGATTTTGTGTTTGTAGAAACTTTAAGTTCAAAAGAATTTAACGTTAGTTCTGTATTTGTTGCTAACCCTGTGGATAATAGTTTAGCTGTTAGCGGATTAACAAATCAAATTAATGAAATTAAAGTATACAGCATATTAGGTAAAGAAGTTTTAAGGCATAAATTAAACAATCAAAACACTCTTTCTTTAGATGTAAGCGGTTTGGTAAGTGGTGTTTATATTGTTGTTTTTAGTGGAGAAAAAGGAAGCTTTACCAAAAAAATTATTAAAAACTAA
- a CDS encoding sulfatase gives MSTLLISCKTQKENNPSEIKIPKKPNILWLVTEDMGAYIPPFGDTTVETPNLSRLAKEGVIYPNLYSTSGVCAPSRAAIATGMYPSSIGANHMRVNSNMKQTGLKAYESVPPSEVKMISELLRMNGYYCSNNYKEDYQFRAPVTAWDESSPYAHWRNRKKDQPFYAVFNFTETHESGLFEPYGFRNIETRHYYEGDTTYVWKQNGLPDAKNRFSEEDTPKHLPKNTKFNIPPYLPDTKEVRNDMWKLYNNIAEMDKQVGAVLKQLEEDGLLENTIIFFYGDHGGPLPREKRLIYDSGLNTPMIIRFPYQKNAGTKDNQLISFVDFAPTLLSLIGVEPPKYMQGKAFLGKYKSEKERKYIHAAADRFDEVTDVIRAVRDSQFKYIRNYRPEQGYYLPLAYREKIPSMQELLRLRDEGKLNDVQMQWFRDHKPKEELFDCKEDPFELVNLADKPEYNQKLQELSKEMDRWLTTIHDDPNLPEEKLIEKLWNGKENQPVTATPKITTLNNKVILNCKTKGASIGYKIKEANGIYPKSWTVYQEAFTLPKNSTLLVKAHRIGFKASKTVEEKEVNLK, from the coding sequence GTGAGTACACTTTTAATCAGTTGTAAAACACAAAAAGAAAATAATCCATCAGAAATAAAAATTCCTAAAAAGCCAAATATTTTATGGTTAGTTACAGAAGATATGGGGGCATATATTCCACCTTTTGGAGACACAACTGTAGAAACCCCAAATTTAAGTAGATTGGCAAAAGAAGGAGTTATTTATCCTAATTTATATTCAACTTCAGGTGTTTGTGCCCCAAGTAGAGCTGCTATTGCTACAGGTATGTATCCTTCAAGCATTGGTGCCAATCATATGAGAGTAAATTCTAACATGAAACAAACAGGATTAAAAGCTTATGAATCTGTACCTCCATCAGAAGTAAAAATGATTAGTGAGTTATTGCGTATGAATGGATATTATTGTTCTAATAATTATAAAGAAGATTATCAATTTAGAGCACCTGTAACTGCTTGGGATGAAAGTAGTCCGTATGCACATTGGAGAAATAGAAAAAAAGATCAACCTTTTTATGCTGTTTTTAATTTTACAGAAACACATGAGTCTGGTTTGTTTGAACCTTATGGTTTTAGAAATATTGAAACAAGGCATTATTATGAAGGAGATACAACTTATGTATGGAAACAAAATGGATTGCCAGATGCAAAAAACAGGTTTTCTGAAGAAGATACTCCTAAACACTTACCTAAAAACACTAAGTTCAATATACCTCCTTATTTACCAGATACTAAAGAAGTACGTAATGACATGTGGAAGTTGTATAACAATATAGCTGAAATGGACAAACAAGTTGGGGCTGTTTTAAAACAATTAGAAGAAGACGGCTTGTTGGAGAATACCATTATTTTTTTCTATGGTGACCATGGAGGGCCTTTGCCAAGAGAAAAAAGATTAATTTACGATTCTGGATTAAACACTCCAATGATTATTAGATTTCCTTATCAAAAAAACGCTGGAACCAAAGACAATCAGTTGATTAGTTTTGTGGATTTTGCACCAACATTATTATCCTTAATTGGTGTTGAACCTCCAAAATATATGCAAGGAAAAGCTTTTTTAGGAAAGTATAAATCAGAAAAAGAAAGAAAGTATATACATGCAGCAGCAGATAGGTTTGATGAAGTAACCGATGTTATTAGAGCAGTAAGAGATTCGCAATTTAAATACATAAGAAATTATAGGCCAGAGCAAGGTTATTATTTGCCTTTAGCGTACCGAGAAAAAATACCTTCTATGCAAGAATTATTACGATTACGTGATGAAGGAAAATTAAACGATGTACAAATGCAATGGTTTAGAGATCATAAACCTAAAGAGGAATTATTCGATTGTAAAGAAGATCCGTTTGAGTTGGTTAATTTGGCTGATAAGCCAGAGTACAATCAAAAATTACAGGAACTAAGTAAAGAAATGGATCGATGGTTAACTACTATTCATGATGATCCTAATTTACCTGAAGAAAAACTGATTGAAAAACTTTGGAATGGTAAAGAAAATCAACCTGTAACCGCTACTCCAAAAATAACTACTTTAAACAATAAAGTTATTTTAAATTGTAAAACAAAAGGAGCTTCTATTGGATATAAAATTAAAGAAGCAAATGGTATATATCCTAAATCTTGGACAGTGTATCAGGAGGCATTTACACTTCCAAAAAATTCAACATTATTGGTAAAAGCTCATAGAATTGGGTTTAAAGCAAGTAAAACTGTTGAAGAAAAAGAAGTTAATTTAAAGTAA
- a CDS encoding cellulase family glycosylhydrolase, whose product MKLRFVFLTFVLSTLTSFSQIKHGLRDEQGRHVISRGFVINTNDHKGEVFFNSDDYVRMVRMGANTQVIRLELGKLSSFPGGKLDTNYLNKLDSLVTLGKNSGMKTVFKMTVYGVRKFVWEEFWKNEKNEYDTYIDAWKVIWKRYANNTSVLGYDVVNEPRKLTMDISYSDLTKKYLIPLYQKIIDESQKINEDKMILFQSIFMNKGEAIDNNQYAEVTVPINRKNILFAPHIYQGKIDLIKPVMDRFDEESKMLKTPIFIGEWGMPTFAVTDTILEGNLGQLKYRELYIKTAEVFDQMGVGSIKAWFLGNRSMQNFLPGGLSTWAIFSDKTAAGTVERKYITDIIARPFPQVIAGDIYSFMFHHATRTLDLNIKSNNSKGASKIFVGANRHYPDGFSVLINDDTVLFYNPLKNVGLEVYKCPENVNPSDFIWDSQSQKLIVLKWPKDKEMLSVKIVPGLMNFE is encoded by the coding sequence ATGAAATTAAGGTTTGTTTTTTTAACGTTTGTTCTGTCAACATTAACGAGTTTTTCACAAATAAAACATGGTTTAAGAGATGAACAAGGTCGTCATGTAATTTCAAGAGGATTTGTAATCAATACAAATGACCACAAAGGAGAAGTGTTTTTTAACAGTGATGATTATGTTAGAATGGTTAGAATGGGAGCTAACACTCAAGTAATACGTTTAGAGTTGGGGAAATTAAGTAGCTTTCCTGGAGGAAAATTAGACACTAATTATCTTAACAAATTAGATTCACTGGTTACTTTAGGTAAAAACTCGGGTATGAAAACAGTTTTTAAAATGACCGTTTATGGAGTGAGAAAATTTGTTTGGGAAGAGTTCTGGAAAAACGAAAAAAACGAATATGACACCTATATTGATGCTTGGAAAGTAATTTGGAAAAGATATGCAAATAATACATCTGTATTGGGATATGATGTGGTAAATGAACCAAGAAAATTAACCATGGATATCTCATATTCAGATCTTACTAAAAAATACTTGATTCCTTTATATCAAAAAATTATAGATGAAAGTCAAAAGATAAACGAAGATAAGATGATTCTTTTCCAGTCTATTTTTATGAATAAAGGAGAGGCTATAGATAACAATCAATATGCGGAAGTTACAGTACCTATAAATAGAAAAAATATTCTTTTTGCACCTCATATTTATCAAGGTAAAATTGATTTAATAAAACCTGTCATGGATCGTTTTGATGAGGAGTCTAAAATGCTAAAAACACCTATTTTTATTGGAGAATGGGGAATGCCAACTTTTGCGGTAACAGATACTATTCTTGAAGGAAATTTAGGACAATTAAAATACAGAGAACTTTATATAAAAACAGCTGAGGTTTTTGATCAAATGGGAGTAGGTTCTATAAAAGCTTGGTTTTTAGGAAATAGAAGTATGCAAAACTTTCTGCCAGGAGGTCTATCAACATGGGCTATATTTAGCGATAAAACAGCTGCAGGAACCGTAGAGCGTAAATATATTACAGATATTATTGCAAGACCTTTTCCACAAGTAATTGCAGGAGATATTTATTCTTTTATGTTTCATCATGCTACTAGAACATTAGATTTAAACATCAAATCAAATAACTCCAAAGGAGCTTCTAAAATATTTGTAGGTGCAAATAGACATTATCCTGATGGTTTTTCTGTGTTAATAAATGATGATACTGTGTTGTTTTATAATCCATTAAAAAACGTTGGTTTAGAGGTGTATAAATGTCCAGAAAATGTAAATCCATCAGATTTTATATGGGATTCTCAAAGCCAAAAATTAATTGTTTTAAAATGGCCAAAAGATAAAGAAATGTTAAGTGTTAAAATAGTTCCAGGTTTAATGAATTTTGAGTAA
- a CDS encoding sulfatase codes for MKKSFLIFATFLSFGLGLYAQDQPNIVVFLVDDLRPELGCYGNKTIKTPNIDALSKDGVRFNNAYAQEALCAPSRMSLLSGLRPENIGIYSLFTPLRSKRKDIVTMPQFFKEKGYKTVSVGKVYHHGIDDKESWSTLIPKEPNSWVKPENLALIDSLKKAGIKRNGPPYECIDVADDAYKDGRAVNHAIKILENIKNDKFMMVLGLTKPHLPFNVPKKYWDLYDENDFEVPLKEAPKDMYRLSLTHWGELRAYHGIPKEGVLDDKLSKKLIHGYHASVSYTDAQMDKVMDALERLDLRKNTMIVFMSDHGWKLGEYGAWCKHSNFEIDVKVPLIVSRETNFKNRMTNVTSDALVENVDLFPTLAEVCGFKNLPNLDGKSILPLVNNPKLDWNKGAYSVYPKGKNIMGFTCTDGTLRYTEWWDNKAQKVIENELYLCEQNYMERTVNFANHSNYQNEVKRMQALLKRQFPLKSRSTYPQNDK; via the coding sequence ATGAAAAAAAGTTTTTTAATTTTTGCCACATTCTTAAGTTTTGGCTTAGGTTTATATGCTCAAGATCAACCTAATATTGTTGTTTTTTTAGTAGATGATTTACGTCCTGAGTTGGGTTGTTATGGAAATAAAACCATAAAAACACCTAATATTGATGCTTTGTCAAAAGACGGGGTAAGGTTTAATAATGCCTATGCCCAAGAAGCTTTATGTGCACCTTCTAGAATGAGTTTATTGTCTGGATTAAGACCAGAAAACATCGGGATTTATTCTTTATTTACTCCATTAAGATCTAAACGTAAAGATATTGTTACCATGCCACAATTTTTTAAGGAAAAAGGCTACAAAACAGTTAGTGTTGGTAAAGTATATCACCACGGTATTGATGATAAAGAAAGTTGGAGCACTTTAATTCCTAAAGAACCAAATTCTTGGGTAAAACCCGAAAATTTAGCATTGATAGACAGTCTTAAAAAAGCAGGAATAAAAAGGAATGGGCCTCCATATGAATGTATAGATGTAGCCGATGATGCTTATAAAGATGGAAGAGCTGTTAACCATGCTATTAAAATTCTTGAAAATATAAAAAATGATAAGTTTATGATGGTTTTAGGTTTAACCAAACCGCATCTTCCGTTTAATGTTCCTAAAAAATATTGGGATTTATATGATGAAAATGATTTTGAAGTGCCATTAAAAGAAGCTCCAAAAGATATGTATAGACTTTCTTTAACTCATTGGGGGGAATTACGAGCGTATCACGGTATTCCAAAAGAAGGAGTTTTAGATGATAAATTATCAAAAAAACTAATACATGGTTATCATGCTAGTGTTAGTTATACCGATGCGCAAATGGATAAAGTAATGGATGCTTTAGAAAGATTAGATTTACGTAAAAACACCATGATTGTTTTTATGAGCGATCATGGATGGAAGTTAGGAGAATACGGAGCTTGGTGTAAACACAGTAATTTTGAGATTGATGTAAAAGTACCTTTAATAGTAAGTAGAGAAACAAATTTTAAAAACAGAATGACCAATGTAACATCAGATGCTTTGGTAGAAAATGTTGATTTATTTCCAACACTTGCAGAAGTTTGTGGATTTAAAAACTTACCAAACTTAGATGGAAAAAGTATTTTACCATTAGTTAATAATCCAAAATTAGATTGGAATAAAGGAGCTTATAGTGTTTATCCTAAAGGGAAAAATATTATGGGGTTTACGTGTACTGATGGAACTTTAAGATATACCGAGTGGTGGGATAATAAGGCTCAAAAAGTAATAGAAAACGAATTGTATTTATGTGAGCAAAATTATATGGAAAGAACTGTAAATTTTGCTAATCATTCAAATTATCAAAACGAGGTAAAAAGGATGCAGGCGTTATTAAAAAGACAGTTTCCTTTAAAAAGTAGATCTACCTACCCACAAAATGATAAATAA
- a CDS encoding GH39 family glycosyl hydrolase: protein MKTIKYNNIIYNILFIFFISFLLACSNDVQKEINEVESDEEETEEIIIDPAKAVHINAGSVVGQMYNFWSTRPMVNQTRFNSSSFVASVNEVKDYVESYNLVRVLGGRKDDLNTFYKGVDASGKIITDFSGLISSMRGFMQTGLKPRIVLDNVPWEMSGERIEDTYGNSKPANDYGIWRQYINAFLQTLINEFGMHEVKTWRFRVATEPNYTPSHWRGTRDEYFKHYDITVDEVLKVIPDAIIGPGNLLTENVAEWTTDIIDHCATGTNYATGETGTRMNFFCLSYYEKIDQNTVRFHEVVEPYRAKLNSYPQFSDIPFDIQEFGMLRDENSVRGISLNDATELGASWYATIADLAYQYRITEIYDWGQEVEGSDLRQARNNVTKMLQKMEGGNRVEAIDNVNGYNGVIPVVKGDVIYLLVYNHNTTRNSSSKQTLYPVINGGLVSGSTKWKMNEYTIDANHGVFMHELYKDVRAAGVGEKTNGRIYGNRPSDRFEDGWKDVLNANINKYQILAQLPQTTTNSIINTKDDKITLKVDLEAHSVKLIELRPY from the coding sequence ATGAAAACAATAAAATATAATAATATTATTTATAATATACTTTTCATCTTTTTTATATCATTTCTTCTAGCATGTTCTAACGATGTCCAAAAAGAAATTAATGAAGTAGAATCTGATGAGGAGGAAACAGAAGAAATTATTATAGATCCAGCTAAAGCAGTTCATATTAATGCAGGGTCGGTAGTAGGACAGATGTATAATTTTTGGTCTACTAGACCTATGGTTAATCAAACACGTTTTAATAGTTCTAGTTTTGTTGCTAGTGTAAATGAGGTTAAGGATTATGTAGAAAGTTATAACCTAGTAAGGGTATTAGGAGGAAGAAAAGATGATTTAAATACCTTTTACAAAGGTGTTGATGCTTCAGGGAAGATTATCACAGATTTTAGTGGTTTAATTTCTAGTATGCGAGGTTTTATGCAAACAGGTCTAAAACCTAGAATAGTTTTAGATAACGTGCCATGGGAGATGAGTGGAGAGAGAATAGAAGATACTTATGGAAACTCTAAACCTGCAAATGATTATGGTATTTGGAGGCAATATATAAATGCTTTTTTACAAACTTTGATAAATGAGTTTGGAATGCATGAAGTTAAAACTTGGCGATTTAGAGTAGCAACAGAACCTAATTACACTCCGAGTCACTGGAGAGGAACTAGAGATGAATATTTTAAACACTATGATATTACTGTAGATGAAGTTTTAAAAGTAATTCCTGATGCTATTATTGGTCCAGGAAATTTACTAACAGAAAACGTTGCAGAGTGGACTACAGATATTATTGATCATTGTGCTACAGGTACAAATTATGCAACAGGTGAAACAGGAACTAGAATGAACTTTTTCTGTCTTTCTTATTACGAGAAAATAGATCAAAACACAGTAAGGTTTCATGAAGTTGTAGAGCCTTATAGAGCAAAATTAAATAGTTATCCGCAGTTTAGTGATATTCCTTTTGATATTCAAGAATTTGGAATGTTAAGAGATGAAAATTCAGTAAGAGGTATTAGTTTAAATGATGCAACAGAGCTAGGAGCAAGTTGGTATGCTACAATAGCAGATTTGGCCTATCAATATAGAATTACAGAAATATATGATTGGGGGCAAGAAGTAGAGGGGAGTGATTTACGACAAGCTAGAAATAATGTAACCAAAATGCTCCAAAAAATGGAAGGAGGAAATAGAGTAGAGGCTATAGATAATGTTAATGGATATAATGGTGTTATACCTGTGGTAAAAGGAGATGTTATTTATTTATTAGTGTATAACCACAATACAACAAGAAACAGTAGTTCAAAGCAAACCCTTTATCCTGTGATTAATGGCGGATTGGTTTCTGGTAGTACAAAATGGAAAATGAATGAATATACTATTGATGCAAACCATGGAGTGTTTATGCATGAACTTTATAAAGATGTTAGAGCAGCAGGTGTAGGTGAGAAAACGAATGGACGTATTTATGGGAATAGACCTTCTGATCGTTTTGAAGATGGTTGGAAAGATGTTTTAAACGCAAACATCAATAAATACCAAATCCTGGCACAATTGCCACAAACAACTACAAACTCGATTATAAATACCAAAGATGATAAAATCACATTAAAAGTAGATTTAGAAGCACATAGTGTTAAGTTAATTGAGTTACGTCCTTATTAA